The following are encoded together in the Thunnus thynnus chromosome 15, fThuThy2.1, whole genome shotgun sequence genome:
- the gdf6b gene encoding growth/differentiation factor 6-B: MDFCHFTFLCGALVFAWGIPCFQTLVIFPPSVPKSSKVAKLFDGQEASKYFKEFYAPPSIDRNSKAASKDLIEPHDYMLSIYKTFSTAEKLGLNASFFRSSKAANTIASFVDNGQDDLPLSPLRRQQYLFDVSTLSEKAEVLGAELRIYTKVSGNFRISETEPVDIQLLSCHDQQLLDSKTLDLQDSHRPKWEVLDVWEIFKERQHLSQGKLFCLELRAMLDNPERELDLHLLGLHRHSRPQQKKAILVVFTRSKKRQTLFSERREGRALLGLGRKAKERGPGTKASRRRRTAASKTRHGKRHGKKSKSRCSKKPLHVNFKDLGWDDWIIAPLDYEAYHCEGVCDFPLRSHLEPTNHAIIQTLMNSMNPSNMPPSCCAPSKLSPISILYIDSGHNVVYKQYEDMVVESCGCR; the protein is encoded by the exons ATGGATTTCTGTCACTTCACTTTTCTCTGCGGGGCTCTTGTGTTTGCGTGGGGAATCCCCTGTTTCCAGACTCTCGTTATTTTTCCCCCATCAGTCCCGAAGAGCAGCAAGGTGGCGAAGCTTTTTGATGGACAAGAGGCGTCCAAATATTTCAAGGAGTTTTACGCGCCACCTTCAATCGACAGAAATAGTAAAGCAGCATCTAAAGACTTAATTGAGCCTCATGACTACATGTTGTCTATTTACAAAACCTTCTCCACGGCGGAGAAACTGGGACTCAACGCAAGTTTTTTTCGCTCCTCAAAAGCTGCAAATACAATCGCAAGTTTTGTGGATAATGGGCAAG ATGACCTCCCACTCTCCCCTCTGAGGAGACAGCAGTATCTGTTCGACGTCTCAACCCTCTCCGAAAAAGCGGAGGTGCTGGGAGCCGAGCTCAGGATATACACCAAAGTGTCTGGGAATTTCAGGATATCGGAAACAGAGCCCGTCGACATCCAGCTCCTCTCCTGCCACGACCAGCAGCTGCTCGACTCCAAGACACTGGACCTCCAGGATTCCCACAGGCCAAAGTGGGAGGTGTTGGACGTGTGGGAAATATTCAAAGAGCGACAGCACCTGAGCCAGGGGAAACTCTTCTGCCTGGAGCTCAGGGCCATGCTGGACAACCCTGAGAGGGAGCTGGACCTGCACCTTCTGGGCTTGCACAGGCACAGCAGGCCCCAGCAGAAGAAAGCCATATTAGTGGTCTTCACCAGGTCCAAGAAGAGGCAGACCCTCTtcagtgagaggagagaggggagagcgTTACTGGGCCTTGGGAGGAAAGCCAAGGAAAGGGGTCCTGGCACCAAAGCcagcaggagaaggaggacAGCTGCATCCAAAACGCGCCACGGGAAGAGGCACGGCAAGAAGTCCAAATCCAGGTGCAGTAAGAAGCCACTGCATGTAAATTTCAAGGATCTGGGCTGGGATGACTGGATCATTGCCCCGCTGGATTACGAGGCGTACCACTGCGAGGGCGTGTGTGACTTCCCCTTACGCTCCCACCTGGAGCCCACCAACCACGCCATCATCCAGACTCTGATGAATTCAATGAACCCCAGCAACATGCCGCCTAGCTGCTGCGCCCCGTCCAAACTCAGCCCCATTAGCATCCTCTACATCGACTCAGGACACAATGTGGTCTATAAACAATACGAGGACATGGTGGTGGAGTCTTGTGGCTGTCGGTAG